The following are encoded in a window of Solidesulfovibrio magneticus RS-1 genomic DNA:
- a CDS encoding LytS/YhcK type 5TM receptor domain-containing protein, translated as MNLDILTPEVPGLFVHLSQRFGLLLAGGFAIMTLAPFERMGLGQKRPAWATAAVTVLFGVFGILGTYTGNAVFHSYANLRAMGVITAGLFGGPVVGIGAGLIAGGHRYLIDVGGFSALPCALATFLEGAAAGLIARRFPGQSLDWGWAMALGLVGETVHMGLVLALSRPFGEALELVKVIGAPMIVINAMGAAIFTRALKLQRSLRERQDSTEARRILSIASQTVPHLRGGLTPESAQATAAIIRKETGVAAVAITGDSTILAHVGAGQDHHLAGEPWRTRATRLSYESGAALFLRDQESIGCALPDCPLREAIIVPLRKGAAIRGCLKIYGTKARPLDQPLFELAKGLADLFSTQLELEDIGIKNQLLAHAEISRLQAQINPHFLFNSLNTIASFCRTAPGQARELLLDLARYMRRNLDSSRGLIRLSEEMEQVRSYLAIEQARFGDRIVSEIDLEPGCEDWLLPPLLIQPLVENSVRHGLQGRPEGGRVTVTVRRRDGHLWVEVADEGLGMSPETRARILSPDAAGSLTEGVGARNTNQRLVQLFGHDYALCIESAPGEGARIVFRTPPAAPPRPSQDTRDAAVPPGPTPPRPINPADLSAAP; from the coding sequence ATGAACCTCGACATCCTCACCCCCGAAGTCCCGGGGCTTTTTGTCCATCTCTCCCAGCGCTTCGGCCTGCTGTTGGCCGGCGGCTTCGCCATCATGACCCTGGCCCCCTTCGAGCGCATGGGCCTGGGGCAAAAGCGCCCGGCCTGGGCCACGGCCGCCGTCACCGTGCTGTTTGGCGTTTTCGGGATACTGGGCACCTACACCGGCAACGCCGTGTTCCATTCCTACGCCAACCTGCGGGCCATGGGCGTGATTACCGCCGGGCTTTTCGGCGGCCCGGTGGTCGGCATCGGAGCCGGGCTCATCGCCGGCGGCCACCGCTATCTCATCGATGTAGGGGGATTCAGCGCCCTGCCCTGCGCCCTGGCGACATTCCTGGAGGGTGCTGCGGCCGGGCTCATCGCCCGGCGCTTTCCTGGCCAGTCCCTGGACTGGGGCTGGGCCATGGCCCTGGGGCTGGTGGGCGAGACCGTCCACATGGGGCTGGTGCTGGCCCTGTCGCGGCCCTTTGGCGAGGCCCTGGAACTGGTCAAGGTCATCGGCGCGCCCATGATCGTCATAAACGCCATGGGAGCGGCCATCTTCACGAGAGCGCTCAAGCTCCAACGCAGCCTGCGCGAACGCCAGGACTCCACCGAGGCCCGGCGCATCCTGTCCATCGCCAGCCAGACTGTGCCCCACCTGCGCGGCGGCCTGACCCCGGAATCGGCCCAGGCCACGGCCGCCATCATCCGCAAGGAAACCGGCGTGGCCGCCGTGGCCATCACCGGCGACAGCACCATCCTGGCCCATGTCGGGGCCGGCCAGGACCACCATCTGGCCGGCGAACCCTGGCGCACCCGGGCCACGCGGCTCTCCTACGAATCCGGCGCGGCCCTTTTCTTGCGCGACCAGGAAAGCATCGGCTGCGCCCTGCCCGACTGCCCCCTGCGCGAGGCCATCATCGTGCCCTTGCGCAAGGGCGCGGCCATACGCGGTTGCCTGAAAATCTACGGCACCAAAGCGCGCCCCCTGGACCAGCCCCTGTTCGAGTTGGCCAAGGGTCTGGCCGATCTGTTTTCCACCCAGCTCGAACTGGAAGACATCGGCATCAAAAACCAGCTCCTGGCCCATGCCGAAATAAGCCGCCTCCAGGCCCAGATCAACCCGCATTTCCTGTTCAACTCCCTCAACACCATTGCCTCGTTTTGCCGAACCGCCCCGGGTCAGGCCCGGGAACTGCTGCTTGACCTCGCCCGCTACATGCGCCGCAACCTCGACAGCTCCCGGGGGCTCATCCGCCTGTCCGAGGAGATGGAGCAGGTGCGCTCCTATCTCGCCATTGAGCAGGCCCGCTTTGGCGACCGCATTGTCTCGGAAATCGACCTCGAACCCGGTTGCGAGGATTGGCTGCTGCCGCCGCTGCTCATCCAGCCCCTGGTGGAAAACAGCGTGCGCCACGGCCTGCAAGGCCGCCCCGAAGGCGGCCGGGTGACGGTGACGGTCCGTCGCCGGGACGGCCATCTGTGGGTGGAAGTGGCCGACGAGGGCCTTGGCATGTCGCCCGAGACCCGCGCGCGCATCCTCTCGCCCGACGCCGCCGGGTCGCTCACCGAAGGCGTTGGCGCGCGCAACACCAACCAACGGCTGGTGCAGCTTTTCGGCCACGATTACGCCCTGTGCATCGAAAGCGCTCCGGGTGAGGGCGCGCGCATCGTCTTTCGGACCCCACCGGCCGCGCCGCCCAGGCCCTCCCAGGACACCCGGGATGCCGCGGTGCCCCCCGGGCCGACCCCGCCCCGGCCCATAAACCCGGCCGACCTGTCAGCCGCCCCGTAA
- the phoU gene encoding phosphate signaling complex protein PhoU, whose product METPLDQAIHKLKVDVLHMMHLAQDAVQKAVASLLDHNAAQAREVIDADREINDYECRVDSESLKILALHHPVAKDLRFIVGSMRMLVNIERLGDEAVNIAERVLVLTSETRLPVHGNLRQLADLARELMAASIACYMDLDDAAALRIIEQNAAALELNVRIFRDVTTEMIKESRPVERAVQQAFVAHSLKRVCDQCANIAESTIFIRRAVDYKHKCTPLPGTDK is encoded by the coding sequence TTGGAAACCCCGCTCGATCAGGCCATCCACAAGCTCAAGGTCGATGTGCTGCACATGATGCATCTGGCCCAGGACGCCGTGCAAAAAGCCGTGGCCAGCCTCCTTGACCACAACGCCGCCCAGGCCCGCGAAGTCATCGACGCCGACCGCGAGATCAACGACTACGAATGCCGGGTGGATTCGGAGAGCCTCAAGATTCTGGCCCTGCACCATCCCGTGGCCAAGGATCTGCGTTTTATCGTGGGGTCCATGCGGATGCTCGTCAATATTGAGCGCCTCGGTGACGAGGCCGTGAACATCGCCGAGCGGGTGCTGGTGCTGACCAGCGAAACGCGGCTGCCCGTCCATGGCAACCTACGACAGCTGGCCGATCTGGCCCGGGAACTCATGGCTGCCTCCATCGCCTGCTACATGGACCTTGACGACGCGGCCGCCCTGCGCATCATCGAACAGAACGCGGCGGCGCTGGAACTCAACGTCCGCATCTTCCGCGACGTGACCACCGAGATGATCAAGGAATCCCGGCCGGTGGAGCGGGCGGTGCAGCAGGCGTTCGTGGCCCACAGCTTAAAGCGCGTGTGCGACCAGTGCGCCAACATCGCCGAATCGACAATTTTCATCCGCCGGGCCGTGGACTACAAGCACAAGTGCACGCCCCTGCCGGGAACCGACAAATAG
- a CDS encoding carbon starvation CstA family protein, with protein sequence MNAMTLVFAALCVFAIGYRFYGLFFTRKVLGAKIDRLTPAVKMADGHDYVKTNKYVLFGHHFAAIAAAGPLLGPVLAAQFGYLPGALWILVGCVMAGCVHDTVVLFASVRHKGRSLAYIATQEIGKSTGSVAGFAVLFILVLTLAGLSIAVVNAMHDSAWGTFTVFATIPIALIMGVYLHKWRDGDVLGASIIGVGLLFVAILIGPYVAASPTWGPLFNMPRPAIALTIPIYGFVASVLPVWLLLCPRDYLSTYLKIGTIAMLAIGIFYVRPDLQMPALTKFVSGGGPIIPGAVFPFLFITIACGALSGFHAIIGTGTTPKMLDNENNLLFVGFGAMLMEGFVAIMALIAACVLVPADYFAINTKPEVFATLGMATVDLAQLSAAVGENITGRPGGAVSLAVGMAHIFSSIPIMNHLMDYWYHFAIMFEAVFILTAVDTGTRVGRFFLQEMIGQVIPKFQEKHWMPGILSTSAIFTFMWGYLVYTGDISTIWPLFGMSNQLLAAVGLLIGTTMIIRMGKARYAWMTAVPGLSMVVITMWAGYLQVFNNYIPKGLYLLATLAIIVVALMAVVIVGTVRRWIELLNIKKTVVDPYGDPVLEVVPE encoded by the coding sequence ATGAACGCCATGACCCTGGTCTTCGCCGCCCTGTGCGTCTTCGCCATCGGCTACCGCTTCTACGGGTTGTTTTTCACCCGCAAGGTGCTGGGAGCCAAGATCGACCGGCTCACCCCGGCGGTCAAAATGGCGGACGGACATGACTACGTAAAGACCAACAAGTACGTCCTTTTCGGCCACCACTTCGCGGCCATCGCCGCGGCCGGCCCCCTGCTCGGGCCGGTGCTCGCGGCCCAGTTCGGCTACCTGCCGGGCGCGCTGTGGATCCTCGTCGGCTGCGTCATGGCCGGCTGCGTCCACGACACCGTGGTGCTTTTCGCCTCGGTGCGTCACAAGGGCCGGTCCCTGGCCTACATTGCCACCCAGGAAATCGGCAAGAGCACCGGCTCGGTGGCCGGCTTCGCCGTGCTGTTCATCCTCGTTTTGACCCTGGCCGGCCTGTCCATTGCCGTGGTCAACGCCATGCACGACAGCGCCTGGGGCACGTTCACCGTTTTCGCCACCATCCCCATTGCGCTTATCATGGGCGTCTATCTCCACAAGTGGCGCGACGGCGACGTGCTTGGCGCCTCCATCATCGGCGTGGGCCTGCTCTTTGTCGCCATCCTCATCGGCCCCTACGTGGCCGCCAGCCCCACCTGGGGACCGCTGTTCAACATGCCCCGGCCGGCCATCGCGCTGACCATCCCCATTTACGGCTTCGTGGCCTCGGTGCTGCCGGTCTGGCTGCTGCTATGCCCGCGCGACTATCTTTCGACCTATTTGAAGATCGGCACCATCGCCATGCTGGCCATCGGCATCTTCTACGTCCGGCCCGACCTGCAGATGCCGGCGCTCACCAAGTTTGTCAGCGGCGGCGGCCCCATCATCCCGGGCGCGGTCTTCCCGTTCCTGTTCATCACCATCGCCTGCGGCGCGCTGTCGGGTTTCCACGCCATCATCGGCACCGGCACCACGCCCAAGATGCTCGACAACGAAAACAACCTGCTCTTCGTCGGCTTCGGGGCCATGCTCATGGAAGGCTTCGTGGCCATCATGGCCCTTATCGCCGCCTGCGTGCTGGTGCCGGCCGACTATTTCGCGATAAACACCAAGCCCGAAGTGTTCGCCACACTGGGCATGGCCACCGTCGATCTGGCCCAACTCTCCGCCGCCGTCGGCGAGAACATCACCGGCCGCCCCGGCGGCGCGGTGTCCCTGGCCGTGGGCATGGCCCACATCTTCTCGTCGATTCCCATCATGAACCACCTCATGGACTACTGGTACCACTTCGCCATCATGTTCGAGGCCGTGTTCATCCTCACGGCCGTGGACACGGGCACCCGGGTGGGCCGGTTCTTCCTCCAGGAAATGATCGGCCAGGTGATCCCCAAGTTTCAGGAAAAGCACTGGATGCCGGGCATCCTGTCCACCTCGGCCATCTTCACCTTCATGTGGGGCTACCTCGTCTACACCGGCGACATCTCCACCATCTGGCCGCTTTTTGGCATGTCCAACCAGCTCTTGGCCGCCGTGGGACTTTTAATCGGCACCACCATGATCATCCGCATGGGCAAGGCGCGCTATGCCTGGATGACGGCCGTGCCGGGCCTGTCCATGGTGGTCATCACCATGTGGGCCGGCTATCTGCAGGTGTTTAACAACTACATTCCCAAGGGCCTCTACCTGCTGGCCACCCTGGCCATCATCGTGGTCGCCCTCATGGCCGTTGTCATCGTCGGCACGGTGCGGCGCTGGATAGAACTCTTGAATATCAAGAAGACCGTGGTCGATCCCTACGGCGATCCGGTCCTCGAAGTCGTACCCGAATAA
- a CDS encoding TM1266 family iron-only hydrogenase system putative regulator: MNRRIGVIGIVIEDPKHVSDKVNAVISDHGHIVLGRMGIPKPEYQAGVVSLIIEGTTDEIGSLTGRLGNIPGVTVKSALTSKMLGKEAQND; this comes from the coding sequence ATGAACAGGCGCATCGGCGTGATCGGCATCGTCATCGAGGACCCCAAACACGTCTCGGACAAGGTCAACGCCGTCATCAGCGACCACGGCCACATCGTGCTCGGCCGCATGGGCATCCCCAAGCCGGAATATCAGGCCGGCGTGGTTTCGCTCATCATCGAAGGAACAACCGATGAGATCGGTTCGCTTACCGGCAGACTCGGGAATATTCCCGGCGTAACCGTCAAATCCGCCCTGACGAGCAAAATGCTTGGCAAGGAGGCCCAAAATGATTGA
- the hydG gene encoding [FeFe] hydrogenase H-cluster radical SAM maturase HydG, whose protein sequence is MIDESQRSSDAFIDDDRIHAALSNAKTLAANPDAVAAIIDKALDYKGLNAEEVAVLLEVSDPALLDRMFRAAKQVKEAIYGKRIVLFAPLYISSHCINNCVYCGYKRSNKEQLRKRLTMDEIRREVEILESLGHKRLAVEAGEDPLHCPIEYVTDAIQAIYSIKDGNGSIRRVNINIAATTIEDYKKLKDAEIGTYILFQETYNRERYAALHPTGPKHDYNWHTTAMDRAMQGGIDDVGIGVLYGLYDWKYETVAMFLHAEHLEKTFGVGPHTISVPRMRPAGAVNLDTFPYLVPDEAFKKIIAVIRLAVPYTGMILSTREDPDFRDELINYGVSQISAGSCTGVGGYQKVHEDHEPTNNTNNGQQFEPSDQRSPAEVIRMLCERGFIPSYCTACYRQGRTGDRFMSLAKDGTIQHVCLPNALLTFKEYLIDYADPETRAIGEQRIQEALSTISKDGVRDLTIERLQDIEHGKRDMFF, encoded by the coding sequence ATGATTGACGAATCCCAGCGTTCCTCGGACGCCTTCATCGACGACGACCGCATCCACGCAGCCCTTTCCAACGCCAAGACCCTGGCCGCCAACCCCGACGCCGTGGCCGCCATCATCGACAAGGCCCTGGACTACAAGGGGCTTAACGCCGAGGAAGTGGCCGTGCTCCTCGAAGTCTCCGACCCGGCCCTGCTCGACCGGATGTTCCGGGCCGCCAAACAGGTCAAGGAAGCCATCTACGGCAAACGCATCGTGCTGTTTGCGCCGCTCTACATCTCCAGCCACTGCATCAACAACTGCGTCTACTGCGGCTATAAGCGCAGCAACAAAGAGCAGCTGCGCAAGCGCCTGACCATGGACGAAATCCGGCGCGAGGTGGAGATTCTCGAATCCCTTGGCCACAAACGCCTGGCCGTGGAAGCCGGCGAGGACCCGCTTCACTGTCCCATCGAGTACGTCACCGACGCGATACAAGCCATCTACAGCATCAAGGACGGCAACGGCTCCATCCGCCGCGTCAACATCAACATCGCTGCCACCACCATCGAAGACTACAAAAAACTCAAGGACGCCGAAATCGGCACCTATATCCTCTTCCAGGAAACCTATAACCGCGAGCGCTACGCGGCCCTGCACCCCACCGGCCCCAAGCACGACTACAACTGGCACACCACGGCCATGGACCGGGCCATGCAAGGCGGCATCGACGACGTGGGCATCGGCGTGCTCTACGGCCTCTATGACTGGAAATACGAGACCGTGGCCATGTTCCTGCACGCCGAGCATCTGGAAAAAACCTTCGGCGTCGGCCCCCATACCATCTCCGTGCCCCGGATGCGCCCGGCCGGAGCCGTCAACCTCGACACCTTCCCCTACCTCGTGCCCGACGAGGCCTTCAAAAAAATCATCGCCGTCATCCGCCTGGCCGTGCCCTACACCGGCATGATCCTGTCCACCCGCGAGGACCCGGATTTCCGCGACGAGCTCATCAACTACGGCGTCTCCCAGATCAGCGCCGGCTCCTGCACGGGCGTTGGCGGCTACCAGAAGGTCCACGAGGACCACGAACCCACCAACAACACCAACAACGGCCAGCAGTTCGAGCCCAGCGACCAGCGTTCGCCGGCCGAGGTCATCCGGATGCTGTGCGAGCGCGGATTTATCCCCAGCTACTGCACCGCCTGCTACCGCCAGGGCCGCACCGGCGACCGGTTCATGAGCCTGGCCAAGGACGGAACCATCCAGCACGTCTGCCTGCCCAACGCCCTGCTCACCTTCAAGGAATATCTCATCGACTACGCCGACCCCGAGACCCGGGCCATCGGCGAACAGCGCATCCAGGAAGCGCTGTCCACCATCAGCAAGGACGGCGTGCGCGACCTGACCATCGAGCGCCTGCAGGACATCGAACACGGCAAGCGCGACATGTTTTTCTAG
- a CDS encoding pyridoxal-phosphate-dependent aminotransferase family protein, producing the protein MAQAPFPELTLFITGPTYIRPEVREAGSWPEYGHRDAENAKRFEPIFHNLGIIAGLPADYRTILFLGSGSTAMEASIRSLVAQGETILHATCGAFGDLWHKMSLANGKNAVRLAAEPGQPVTPEALDAALAQHKPAVVAITHNETSTGVTNDVPALCRVIKAHNALALVDGVSIFGGAPCPIAASGCDFYATATQKSLGLHAGFGIGFVSPAAIEKARHVTARGHATDILSHLGRAEKFQTQSTPNGALGNQMYLQLRYIVEEEGLDARYARHAAMRDTTIAFVDKLPGYAPFAAADFRSPTVTAVAAKPGMTSADLRAIKETLRAKGYLFDPGYAKLNEDLEAAGKQPIFRIGHMGDITPAMLKAYLADLGEVLTR; encoded by the coding sequence ATGGCCCAAGCGCCGTTTCCAGAACTGACCCTTTTCATCACCGGCCCCACCTACATCCGCCCCGAAGTCCGCGAAGCCGGCTCCTGGCCCGAATACGGCCACCGCGACGCCGAAAACGCCAAACGCTTCGAGCCGATCTTCCATAACCTCGGCATTATCGCCGGACTGCCGGCCGACTACCGCACCATCCTGTTTCTCGGCTCCGGCTCCACCGCCATGGAAGCCTCCATCCGCTCGCTAGTGGCGCAGGGCGAAACCATCCTCCACGCCACCTGCGGCGCGTTCGGCGACCTGTGGCACAAAATGAGCCTGGCCAACGGCAAAAACGCCGTGCGCCTGGCCGCCGAACCCGGCCAGCCCGTCACCCCCGAAGCCCTGGACGCCGCCCTGGCCCAGCACAAACCCGCCGTGGTCGCCATCACCCACAACGAAACCTCCACCGGCGTAACCAATGACGTGCCGGCCCTATGCCGCGTCATCAAGGCCCACAACGCCCTGGCCCTGGTCGATGGCGTCAGCATCTTCGGCGGCGCGCCCTGCCCCATCGCCGCCTCGGGCTGCGATTTCTACGCCACCGCCACCCAGAAATCGCTCGGGCTCCACGCCGGCTTCGGCATCGGCTTCGTCAGCCCCGCCGCCATCGAAAAAGCCCGCCACGTCACCGCCCGAGGCCACGCCACCGATATCTTAAGCCACCTCGGCCGGGCCGAAAAATTCCAGACCCAGTCCACCCCCAACGGGGCGCTGGGCAACCAGATGTACCTGCAACTGCGCTACATCGTCGAAGAAGAAGGCCTCGACGCCCGCTACGCCCGCCACGCCGCCATGCGCGACACCACCATCGCCTTCGTGGACAAACTGCCCGGCTACGCCCCCTTCGCCGCCGCCGACTTCCGCTCGCCCACCGTCACCGCCGTGGCCGCCAAACCCGGCATGACCAGCGCCGACCTGCGCGCCATAAAAGAAACCCTGCGCGCCAAAGGCTACCTGTTTGATCCCGGCTACGCCAAACTCAACGAAGACCTGGAAGCCGCCGGCAAACAACCCATCTTCCGCATCGGCCACATGGGCGACATCACCCCTGCCATGCTCAAAGCGTATTTGGCGGATCTTGGTGAGGTGTTGACGCGGTAG
- the serB gene encoding phosphoserine phosphatase SerB, protein MQQPEIILIRVAGDDKPGLTAAITAELAKFGADILDIGQSVIHDSLTLGILVRVPTTAESTPFLKDLLFCAHKLGVNLSFTPVDPAHYESWVEAQGKPRRIVTLLARSLNAEHIAAVTGVIARNGLNIDIVNRLSGRTSLDGKNAPRMACVEFSVRGTPTDLTAMKSEFLAISGDMGVDIAIQEDNAFRRNRRLVAFDMDSTLIAAEVIDELAKAAGVGEQVSAITESAMRGEIDFQESLRRRLRQLKGLPEATLAEVAARIPLNDGAERLITNLKRFGYKIAIISGGFTYFGNRLKERLGIDYVFANELEIENGALTGGVVGEIVDAAKKAELLRLIADKEGLSLEQVIAVGDGANDLPMLGIAGLGIAYHAKPVVKKGAGHSISTLGLDSILYLVGVRDRDTLS, encoded by the coding sequence ATGCAGCAGCCCGAAATCATCCTCATTCGCGTGGCCGGCGACGACAAGCCCGGCCTCACCGCCGCCATCACCGCCGAACTGGCCAAATTCGGGGCCGACATCCTCGACATCGGCCAGTCGGTCATCCACGACAGCCTGACGCTCGGCATCCTGGTGCGCGTGCCCACCACGGCCGAGTCCACGCCGTTTCTGAAGGACTTGCTCTTTTGCGCCCACAAGCTCGGCGTGAATCTCAGCTTCACGCCCGTGGACCCGGCCCATTACGAAAGCTGGGTCGAGGCCCAGGGCAAACCCCGGCGCATCGTCACCCTGCTGGCCCGCAGCCTCAATGCCGAGCATATCGCCGCCGTCACCGGCGTTATTGCCCGAAACGGGCTTAATATCGACATCGTCAACCGCCTGTCCGGCCGCACGTCCCTGGACGGTAAAAACGCCCCGCGCATGGCCTGCGTGGAATTTTCCGTGCGCGGCACGCCAACCGATCTGACGGCCATGAAAAGCGAATTTTTGGCCATCTCCGGCGACATGGGCGTGGACATCGCCATCCAGGAGGACAACGCCTTTCGCCGCAACCGGCGGCTGGTGGCCTTTGACATGGACTCGACGCTCATTGCCGCCGAGGTCATCGACGAACTGGCCAAGGCAGCCGGCGTGGGCGAGCAGGTGTCGGCCATCACCGAATCGGCCATGCGCGGCGAGATCGATTTCCAGGAGAGCCTGCGCCGCCGGCTGCGCCAGCTCAAGGGACTGCCCGAGGCCACCCTGGCCGAGGTGGCGGCGCGCATTCCGCTCAACGACGGGGCCGAGCGGCTCATCACCAACCTCAAGCGGTTCGGCTACAAGATCGCCATCATTTCCGGCGGCTTCACCTACTTCGGCAACCGGCTCAAGGAGCGGCTTGGCATCGATTATGTCTTTGCCAACGAGCTGGAAATCGAAAACGGCGCGCTCACCGGCGGGGTGGTGGGCGAGATCGTGGACGCGGCCAAGAAGGCCGAGCTGCTGCGCCTTATCGCCGACAAGGAAGGGTTGTCCCTGGAGCAGGTCATTGCCGTGGGCGACGGGGCCAACGATCTGCCCATGCTCGGCATCGCCGGCCTTGGCATCGCCTACCACGCCAAGCCGGTGGTGAAAAAGGGGGCCGGCCATTCCATTTCCACCCTGGGCCTGGACAGCATCCTCTATCTGGTGGGCGTGCGCGACCGCGACACCCTGTCGTAA
- a CDS encoding ATP-binding protein, protein MLGMMPSKRLHCLRMKQKMVDKITDISSDSRRDIFGNHSDAGENLIERCPDLDLEETGFVVSDGGMRFLLKNSSDIIFVVDPDFERIVQASRAACEFLGFSHGHIIGKTLSVLHPVEEHAVCREVFRACVTAAEAGAPGHSPSMTLVRRDGLRASCRMAVTMLGWGVRRLACCIYSSPALRGIVGSGLQESEAYFAQALPHIDDGAWSWNPVTDEIFLSRQWLRLLGYEPGDIPTTSEDCNALLHPDDRDRVLGLLAACVRGERTSFSMEYRLLAKDGSYRWLHGRGAPVRDTAGRLTLLTGATTDITRRKETELALAQARDAAMAASRAKSAFLASMSHEIRTPMNVILGMAELLAETSISSSQRRYLEGIAGSGRMLSQLLSDILDFSQIEADRVALFPEVFDPAALAREVCGLAGEAAAGKGLDLQVHTDPSLPDRLVADPLRVRQVLLNLVWNAVKYTQSGRITVSATPLSDPAGQGFVLFSVRDSGPGIAPEAMARIFDPFSQADAAAHRRQGGAGLGLSISRALARLMGGDVVAESAPGAGSCFSFTLPALRAGRQCVPERPVALGLSNPARRETTMGHGATITKRRVLLAEDSESNRELIALFLENEPVELVWARNGYEAVAAVTEAREPFDAVLMDVEMPVMDGLEATRHIRRLEADRGSCRTPVALLTAHALYEFESRGREAGCDAFLTKPIRKARLLEYLGGLFGWRLAE, encoded by the coding sequence ATGCTAGGAATGATGCCGAGCAAGAGATTGCATTGTTTGAGGATGAAACAAAAAATGGTTGACAAGATAACTGATATTTCGAGCGATAGTCGGCGTGACATCTTTGGCAATCATTCTGATGCTGGTGAAAATTTGATAGAACGCTGTCCGGATTTGGATTTAGAAGAAACAGGATTTGTTGTGTCTGATGGTGGAATGCGATTTTTGTTAAAAAATAGCAGTGACATCATCTTTGTCGTTGATCCTGATTTCGAACGTATCGTCCAGGCAAGTCGTGCAGCCTGCGAATTCTTGGGTTTCAGTCACGGACACATCATTGGCAAGACGCTCTCCGTCCTCCACCCTGTAGAGGAGCACGCCGTTTGCCGCGAGGTGTTTCGGGCCTGCGTCACGGCGGCCGAAGCCGGCGCGCCGGGCCATAGCCCGTCCATGACACTTGTCCGCCGGGACGGCCTGCGCGCCTCTTGCCGCATGGCCGTGACCATGCTGGGCTGGGGCGTGCGCCGATTGGCCTGCTGCATCTATTCGAGCCCGGCCCTGCGAGGAATTGTCGGCAGCGGCCTGCAGGAAAGCGAAGCCTACTTCGCCCAGGCGCTGCCACATATCGATGACGGGGCCTGGAGCTGGAATCCGGTCACCGACGAAATTTTTCTGTCCCGGCAATGGTTGCGGCTGCTCGGCTACGAGCCTGGTGACATCCCGACCACCAGCGAGGACTGCAACGCCTTGCTGCATCCCGATGATCGCGACCGGGTACTGGGATTGCTTGCCGCTTGCGTGCGTGGCGAGAGGACCTCGTTTTCCATGGAATACCGGTTGCTGGCCAAGGACGGTTCCTACCGCTGGCTCCACGGCCGGGGCGCGCCGGTGCGCGACACGGCCGGCCGGTTGACCCTGCTTACCGGCGCGACCACGGACATTACCCGGCGCAAGGAAACCGAGCTGGCCCTGGCCCAGGCCCGGGACGCGGCCATGGCTGCCAGTCGGGCCAAGAGCGCCTTTTTGGCCAGCATGAGCCACGAGATCCGCACGCCCATGAACGTGATTCTCGGCATGGCCGAACTGTTGGCCGAGACGTCGATTTCCTCGTCTCAGCGGCGCTATCTGGAGGGCATTGCCGGCTCCGGCCGGATGCTGTCGCAGCTTTTAAGCGACATTCTCGATTTTTCCCAGATCGAGGCCGACCGGGTGGCGCTTTTCCCCGAGGTCTTCGATCCGGCGGCCCTGGCCCGGGAGGTGTGCGGTCTGGCCGGCGAGGCCGCCGCTGGCAAGGGGTTGGACTTGCAGGTGCATACGGACCCGTCCCTGCCCGACCGGCTGGTGGCCGATCCGTTGCGGGTGCGCCAGGTGCTGCTCAACCTCGTCTGGAACGCCGTCAAATACACCCAATCCGGCCGTATCACGGTTTCGGCCACGCCTTTGTCCGACCCTGCCGGCCAGGGCTTTGTCCTTTTTTCGGTGCGCGACAGCGGCCCGGGCATCGCGCCTGAGGCCATGGCCCGCATTTTTGATCCCTTCTCCCAGGCCGACGCCGCGGCCCATCGCCGCCAGGGCGGGGCCGGGCTTGGCCTTTCCATAAGCCGGGCGCTGGCCCGGCTCATGGGCGGCGATGTCGTGGCGGAAAGCGCCCCCGGCGCAGGGTCGTGCTTTTCCTTCACCCTGCCGGCGTTGCGAGCCGGCAGGCAGTGCGTGCCGGAACGACCGGTCGCTTTAGGTCTGTCCAACCCGGCGCGTCGGGAGACGACAATGGGGCATGGTGCAACAATAACAAAGCGGAGAGTGTTGTTGGCCGAGGATTCCGAATCCAACCGGGAACTCATTGCACTGTTTTTGGAGAACGAGCCGGTGGAACTCGTGTGGGCGCGAAACGGCTATGAGGCCGTGGCCGCCGTCACCGAGGCGCGGGAACCCTTTGACGCGGTGCTCATGGATGTGGAGATGCCGGTCATGGACGGGCTGGAGGCCACACGGCACATCCGCCGGCTGGAAGCCGACCGGGGCAGCTGTCGCACGCCGGTGGCGCTTTTGACCGCCCATGCCCTGTACGAGTTCGAGAGCAGGGGCCGCGAGGCCGGCTGTGACGCGTTTTTGACCAAGCCCATCCGCAAGGCCCGGCTGCTGGAGTATCTGGGCGGACTGTTCGGCTGGCGTCTGGCGGAGTAA